A stretch of the Neisseria sp. DTU_2020_1000833_1_SI_GRL_NUU_006 genome encodes the following:
- a CDS encoding replication initiation factor domain-containing protein: MKDKMEDIKKAFAADMADAQADGKAAADASNLPPLSNRGGTESEDVGTFQEAFECYETYILDGKGNLLGVPLRRGVSDSAFIDQISFSFHEKTFFDKYGVRVSLLEDEDFIRAASMLAEEVFGFGIYKESKGSGGRFYERCWLMGSEDALYGRVHFGGQQNTILFELTGTGCGVAKEGWESRLFAFLTNAIRPKITRVDVAKDFFNGEYSPNQAREDRNKGLFTCHHVKPKGECLGSDWEEDDEAKMTKGKTYGIGSRESSKYVRVYEKGKQLGDKTSKWTRFEIEFKAKDIVIPFEVLQNPGEYFGGAYPICERFAQKATRIHAVKEDKVISADRYLEWVKKQFGRAANGLKFIFPELDKAKLFELIEPNHHKLPKSLAPEAYDCAFLKAQAIHEQPAFKPYKDPFDMYAYYENLEKQLEQQKDVTNEESYNNFIYDKFARLPFSWA; encoded by the coding sequence ATGAAAGACAAGATGGAAGATATCAAGAAAGCGTTTGCCGCCGACATGGCGGACGCGCAAGCGGACGGCAAGGCGGCGGCAGACGCTTCAAATCTTCCCCCCTTATCTAACAGGGGGGGTACAGAATCCGAAGACGTCGGCACATTCCAAGAAGCCTTTGAATGTTACGAAACCTATATCTTAGACGGTAAAGGCAACCTCTTAGGCGTTCCGCTCCGTCGCGGTGTATCCGATTCAGCCTTTATCGACCAAATCAGTTTTTCATTTCACGAAAAAACCTTTTTCGACAAATACGGTGTCCGTGTAAGCCTTTTGGAAGACGAAGATTTCATCCGCGCTGCCTCCATGCTCGCCGAAGAAGTTTTCGGTTTCGGTATCTACAAAGAGTCCAAAGGTTCGGGCGGTCGTTTCTATGAGCGTTGCTGGTTGATGGGTTCGGAAGACGCCCTGTACGGTCGCGTCCATTTTGGCGGCCAACAAAATACCATTCTTTTCGAACTCACCGGCACAGGTTGCGGCGTCGCAAAAGAAGGCTGGGAATCCCGACTTTTCGCATTCCTGACCAATGCAATCCGCCCAAAAATAACCCGCGTTGACGTAGCCAAAGACTTTTTTAACGGCGAATACAGCCCGAACCAAGCCCGTGAAGACCGTAATAAAGGTCTGTTTACCTGCCATCACGTCAAACCAAAAGGCGAATGTTTGGGTTCCGACTGGGAAGAAGACGACGAAGCCAAAATGACTAAAGGCAAGACCTACGGTATCGGCTCCCGTGAATCGTCCAAATACGTTCGCGTCTATGAAAAAGGCAAGCAGTTGGGCGATAAAACAAGCAAATGGACGCGCTTTGAAATTGAATTCAAAGCAAAAGACATCGTTATCCCTTTCGAAGTTTTGCAGAATCCGGGTGAATATTTCGGCGGTGCATATCCGATTTGCGAACGCTTCGCACAAAAGGCAACGCGCATACACGCGGTTAAGGAAGATAAGGTCATTTCAGCCGACCGTTACCTTGAATGGGTGAAGAAGCAGTTCGGACGTGCGGCGAATGGTCTGAAATTCATTTTTCCCGAATTGGACAAAGCCAAACTGTTTGAACTGATTGAGCCGAATCATCACAAGCTGCCAAAGTCTTTGGCACCCGAAGCCTATGACTGCGCCTTTTTGAAAGCCCAAGCCATTCATGAGCAGCCTGCATTCAAACCGTATAAAGACCCTTTCGATATGTACGCATATTACGAGAATCTTGAAAAGCAGCTTGAGCAGCAAAAAGACGTCACAAATGAAGAAAGCTACAACAACTTTATCTACGACAAATTCGCAAGATTACCGTTTTCATGGGCTTAA